Genomic window (Solea senegalensis isolate Sse05_10M unplaced genomic scaffold, IFAPA_SoseM_1 scf7180000017396, whole genome shotgun sequence):
aaaaaccatcaggaattcaattggtagattattgtctccatatattttgtccctttgatggaggatttataacatgatgatgctgaaatacttcattttctttgtcacttacacaTTCAGCCTGTctgcaatattctgccacgccacatccctggctttattgattgccgcggtattgcccttctttcagattatgtggctgtaatcctcatatacctccatgaggagggtttgctccgctgcagagaacatctctgcacgctcttttctcttgcttttcggcatttttcacagtttccgcgctcgactagaatgggctttttattttccctgtgggcgtgcacaagttgaggcttaacagttgaggcttgactaagcgtcaggtggagccagctgatttcacttgatggaacgacttggagctagattgggaggtggagctcacacacacacctgaagactgcaggtacacacacacacacacacacacacacacacacacctgaagactgcaggtaaacacacacacacacacacctgaagacTGCAGGTAAAGCCGATGTGCGATGTGCAGCCGCTCGTTTTGTTAAGCCGATATTGCCTTTTCTCCCTCCATTTACATGATGAAGATGACACAAGGATAACAAGTGTTACACAAGTGTCAATTAAACTGAAAAACTGAATCTATATTAACAAATCAGTTAAACAATGAACAAACAATTGAAAGACTGAAATATGCAAATTCCTGCAAACGTCCACATATTggaagtgtttttgttctttcctGTATCAGCCTCCATGCTGAGCAATGAATTACAAAGCTTGCACCGAGCCTTGCCTGGCGTCGCCCTTCTTTTCAgccatttctttaaaaagaagaaacaagagCACAAATTCAGTAGATTTTACCTAATGCTTACATCTTGAGTTTCATTTAGAAAtcaaacgttttgtttttctacatgaaaTAAATTGACCATGTTTTATTATGTCGCCTATTATGCAAAGACAACACactagagagagacagacagagagacagacacatagGTCAAAGGTGAACTATTGtgactgtgacctttgacctttttcttttctattgcAGTCTCCAGTAAACAGCATCTGGTCACCAGTGGCcctgtaaccatggtaacaccCAACCAAAGAGCTCAACACACCAGGTAAGGGTTCCAGGTCAGACCAGGTCCAGATGTTGTTCTGGTTTTTCTTGATACATAATGCAACATAAACATGGTAGAATCTGCCATGATGCTCAGTGAGGGTTGTTCTGCTCATGTGTGATGTatgaccacttcctgtttataaCAGTAacactaaaaataacaacacaataaaagcatgtatttaattaaatataagaCTTCAAAGTCGCCgaacctgctgtgtgtgtgtgtgtaaatacagagGTCAAATAACTGCAGATAAAACAAATTCTAGCTGCATCATCATTTAATCTCTGAGGGGGCGGGGACAGTAACATAACTGACTCTaccctgaggaggaggagtccaTTTCAATTCCTCAGCTTCAGCTACAGTGAAGCATGCTGGGAAATATCACTCCCCCCTCCTCATTCTCCTCATCGCTGCAGCAacagaacaagagagagagaagagctgcagctccgccccctcacccctccccctccctctgagCTCAGCATCGCTGTTGATCAGAACATCGAGCAGAGAAGAGGAGGCTGCACttcatcctccctccctctctctctctctctctctctctctccgtctcttttcctctccatctctctctgtctcttttcctcttcctcttcctcctcctcctcctctccctctattttcctctctctctctctgtttctctgggCACTGGAGCAGAGATGTCGGCTCCGTCGTCGTCGTCACGGCGACAGTCATGTTATTTGTGTGATCTTCCTCGGATGCCCTGGGCTGTGATCTGGGACTTCACAGAGCCTGTGTGTCGTGGCTGTGTTAACTACGAGGGAGTGGACCGGGTGGAGCTGGTCATTGAGACGGCCCGGCACCAGAAGCGCGCTCAGGGTTTTCAGGAGTGCCGATCCTCGGACAGCGCAGCGCCACAGCAGCAGGTGGTGCCAAAGAATGTGAAGGAGTCGCTGGGACTGAACCACATCTACCACCGCACCGATGCACTGGTCAAGTCTCAGCAGTCCAGTTTGGACCGGTACTCTGACTGCCGGCCTCGGTTTGatttcagctgcagcagcaggatgacTAACGTACTTGGAGGTCCCACCGGGTTCAAACCAGATGAGGAACTGCCAGAACTGAACCGCCAGAGTCCCAACTCAAGGAGCAGCAGCCACGGGGGACCCGTTCATGTTCCGCCAAACTTGCTTCCTCAGACCCTGCCGAACAGAACCGCTCCACAGAGCGCAGTACCTGGACAGGTGACACTGCCTGAGCCAACAGGAAATCCTCCAGCCTCTGTGTCAAGTACAGACCAGGAGCGAGAGCTGAAGGAGAAGCAGCGGAACACCGAGGCTCTGGCTGAGCTGAGCGAGAGCCTCCGGAACCAGCACGAGGACTGGAGCAGCAGGCCCAAGGTGGTACGGGACATGCTGGTCACTCTGTCCAGCTGCACCCCATTTGACGTCCGCTTTAAGAAAGACCACGGGCTAGTGGGCCGGGTGTTCGCCTTTGATGCTGTGTCAAAACCAGGGATGGATTATGAGCTGAAAATCTTTATCGAGTACCCGAGTGGTTCTGGGAATGTGTTCTCCAGTGCCTCAGGTGTGGCAAAGCAGATGTATCAGGACTGCATGAAGGACTTTGGCCGCAGTTTGTCATCAGGGTTCAAGTACCTGGAGTATGAGAAGAAGTACGGCTCTGGGGACTGGCATCTGCTTGGGGATTTGTTACCAGAGTCTCTGCGGGTCTTTAAGGAGGATTTGGGTGGAGACATGCTGCCGCAGTCGCACATCGATGACAGTTTCCCGCCCCTGCCCACCTCCCTGGTTCTCTCGGGCCGAGCTCTGGCTTCAGGCTTTGTGAACAACAGCTCCAGAGTTGtggcgaggaagaggaaggcgTCTCTGGTGGAGGACTCGGAGGGTGTGCTGAAACTgggggaggagcagcagaggcatCAGTGGGTCAGTAGCCAGACTGAGGCTGTGAAGCTCTCTATGGGGGCGGGCTCCTTCACCGGGGATCCTCCCACACTTGGCCGAACCACACCCCCGGAGCCCACTGCCACGTCCCCGATGGGCGCAGTCCTGACGGTCACTGACACACTCGGGAATGTGCACTCGTCCAACAAGGACAGAGACTCTGTGCACTCCACCACCAGactcggcagcagcagcagtccacTGTCCCCCTCCACCATGTCCAGTCAGAGACACCTGTCCTCC
Coding sequences:
- the irf2bpl gene encoding probable E3 ubiquitin-protein ligase IRF2BPL, which translates into the protein MSAPSSSSRRQSCYLCDLPRMPWAVIWDFTEPVCRGCVNYEGVDRVELVIETARHQKRAQGFQECRSSDSAAPQQQVVPKNVKESLGLNHIYHRTDALVKSQQSSLDRYSDCRPRFDFSCSSRMTNVLGGPTGFKPDEELPELNRQSPNSRSSSHGGPVHVPPNLLPQTLPNRTAPQSAVPGQVTLPEPTGNPPASVSSTDQERELKEKQRNTEALAELSESLRNQHEDWSSRPKVVRDMLVTLSSCTPFDVRFKKDHGLVGRVFAFDAVSKPGMDYELKIFIEYPSGSGNVFSSASGVAKQMYQDCMKDFGRSLSSGFKYLEYEKKYGSGDWHLLGDLLPESLRVFKEDLGGDMLPQSHIDDSFPPLPTSLVLSGRALASGFVNNSSRVVARKRKASLVEDSEGVLKLGEEQQRHQWVSSQTEAVKLSMGAGSFTGDPPTLGRTTPPEPTATSPMGAVLTVTDTLGNVHSSNKDRDSVHSTTRLGSSSSPLSPSTMSSQRHLSSRSGDLGLTTPSHSAGGVDQAHEQNVSDSPMASSGPLCCTICHERLEDTHFVQCPSVHNHKFCFPCSRESIKKQGATTEVYCPSGDKCPLLGSNLPWAFMQGEIATILAGDVKVKKETDP